DNA sequence from the Pungitius pungitius chromosome 16, fPunPun2.1, whole genome shotgun sequence genome:
AGAATCCCCCAAAAAGATGCCATTCATTTACAAACCATGACACTGTAATGACGCGTGAAACATGGGACGGCCACCTACGTCACTGATAGCTCGAAGCCTCATGCTCCGACTCTGGAAGAAATAGTTTTGATTGAAAAATTAATTGATCCACAAAGCCATTATTCATGCTGAGTTGAAGCTAGACGCCTGCTTAAATAGATCTGATCTCCcgtttgtaatattaatattgaaACTCGTTGACATACGGCATCTGTTCAGTGTACGGATGTCACTGTGTATTACCTTGattcagtattattattatagattaTCATATAGCCcgatacatttgtttttattagattttttctttcttttctctttttcagttGTTCACTTGGCTGTTATAAGACTCATAAAGGTAAATTCGCTTGATCTCAATATTTTAGCGATTTaacgttatttatttttatctagtTGTGATAACCACTGATCAACCAATGCGATTCTGTGTTTGTCCATAGACACGTGCCTGCCTGTTGAGCAGCCTGCACCTATTGACCCTGAAGCTACGGATTATTTTAATACTGGTATGGtgttatttctgtgatttttcttctttgtatagTGTAGAGATGGAGATAGCGTGATCTTCATTATAGCAACTAAATTGATAATGAGCACATACTAACACAAAGTCTACTTTTGGGAATAATCCTGTGGAATAAGAATATTGATTTCATTGTATTACTTCTATTGTGGACATGCGTATAAACATAGtcgtaaatatatatatatatattttttctaaatatatacACTTCACATCCGTTTAGTAGATTAAGACAACAAAGATGGTTGTAGGCAGGGGTTGACATTAAAAGTAGCAGAGCAATCTAGGTTTGTAAATGATGCACCCATAACATGTTAATCACTGTTACactacaataaaatatatagagTGAGATGTATAGAATTCCGCCTGCCAAAGTGGCTAGTAAGAGTGACTGCTTTACCCGCCACACTCAAATTCTACCTGTATTTGGCGGGTGCTAATGTCAAGCAGTGTTTGTAAGACTAAGTGAGCACAGTCTAATGTTTCCCCCTGATGCATAAAGGACTTTGTTTCATGTCTTTTCAGAAACGTGGTCTGTTGAGGATCTTCTGCACGAAGAGGATATTGTTGACAAAGTCCCCCTGCAGAGGCTTAAGCTGTTAGGTATTAATCCAACAGTTTTATCTAACACTGTAATCACTAATAAGCACATAAAAAGTGTCTAATTCATGTTTTTGAATTTGCCTACAGGTCAGTCAAAAGAGCTACGAGATGTTCTTTGCAACCCCCACCTGAGAGAGTTACTTCGCTCCATAGACTGTGCAGATAGCAAAGCGGATGCTATGAAGGCTGCCATGCAGGAGCCTCTGTTTGTGGAATTTTCCGATCGATGTTTGAAAATTGTTGAAAATGAAGCCAAATCCTTAACTTGCAATGAAGGAGACGTTttctaaaagttttttttcaaatcccttTAGATCATATTTTTGTATAAAGTCTGATTCGTTAGCATAATGTTTAGTTTCTGTAATCTTTGTGAATGTATGATCCTGCCCTTTGCTACAGTATTCAAATAAATGGATCATATTCAAACAATTTCCTGAGTCACCACTAAACACATGCAACAGATGATCACATGGAAATGAAGTAAGGATGGTGCATCCATTACACTTTTATTaacacacttattttttttaagaaatggTCATTAAATATCAAGATTTCAAGTTGTACGACA
Encoded proteins:
- the znhit3 gene encoding zinc finger HIT domain-containing protein 3, whose product is MQICSVCSEHTPKYKCPACKIRYCSLGCYKTHKDTCLPVEQPAPIDPEATDYFNTETWSVEDLLHEEDIVDKVPLQRLKLLGQSKELRDVLCNPHLRELLRSIDCADSKADAMKAAMQEPLFVEFSDRCLKIVENEAKSLTCNEGDVF